TTTTGGCCGAAAAAATAGGCGATATAGCGAGCGTGGTGGGCGTAAGGGATAACCAGCTGATTGGCTATGGGCTTGTGATTGGCTTAAATGGCACAGGGGATAAATCCGGCTCAAAATTCACCATGCAATCCATTTCTAACATGCTAGAGAGCGTGAATGTCAAGATCTCTGCAGATGATATTAAATCTAAAAATGTCGCTGCCGTGATGATTACAGCCTCCTTGCCCCCCTTTGCAAGACAGGGCGATAAAATTGATATTCACATTTCTTCTATTGGGGATGCAAAATCCATTCAAGGAGGGACTTTGGTGATGACCCCTTTAAATGCGGTGGATGGGAATATTTACGCCCTCGCTCAAGGGGCTATCACTTCGGGCAATTCTAATAACTTGCTCTCAGCCAATATCATCAACGGGGCGACTATTGAAAGGGAGGTTTCGTATGATTTGTTCCATAAAAACGCCATGACTTTAAGCCTGAAAAACCCCAATTTTAAAAACGCTATCCAAGTGCAAAACACTTTAAATAAGGTGTTTGGCAATAAAGTAGCCATAGCGCTAGATCCAAAAACCATTCAAATCACCCGCCCAGAGCGTCTTTCTATGGTAGAGTTTTTAGCCTTAGTGCAAGAAATCCCTATTAATTACAGCGCGAAAAATAAGATCATTGTAGATGAAAAATCAGGCACGATCGTTTCAGGAGTGGATATAATAGTGCATCCTATAGTGGTTACAAGCCAAGACATCACGCTTAAGATCACTAAAGAGCCTTTAAATGACTCTAAAAACACGCAGGATTTAGACAATAACATGTCCTTAGACACCGCTCATAACACGCTGAGCTCTAACGGGAAAAACATCACCATTGCCGGGGTGGTAAAAGCCTTACAAAAAATTGGCGTGAGCGCTAAAGGGATGGTTTCAATCTTGCAGGCCCTAAAAAAAAGCGGCGCGATTAGCGCTGAAATGGAGATATTATGATAAACAACAATAAAGCCATGTTAGAGCAATACAACGTTTCTAAATTAGCGAGCGAAGAGAAATTAAAAGCGCTAGCTCAAACTAAAAACGACAAGCTCCTCAAAGAACAAACCGATTCTTTTGAAGCGTTGCTTTTAAAATTCATGCTAGATACTGCTATGAAAATGGATAACCCCTTGTATCCTAAAGCCCCTGGCGATGAGATTTATGCGTCCATGTATAAGGATACTCTCTCTAAAGAATTGAGCGGGAATTTTGGCTATAGCGAAATGCTGTTTAATTTCTTAAAAGAGCAAGAAAAACAAAAACCATGAAAAAATCCAAGCGCTTAAAACGCCCTTATTTAAAGCGTTCCCATTTGAAACACTCTAATAAGGCTTCTTCTTTCAAGGAGTTGTTAAAAAAAGAAGACAATGTGATTTCATTAGAAAATTTTAAACCCAAAGAGAGCGAAGATTTATTAGAAAATTTTTCCAACAAAAAAGACATGCAAGAATTGCTAGGGCTTTTAAACCAATTCATTTTACAAAGCTACAAGGTGGAAAAGGAATTTAAGGATTATAAAGCCCTCTATGAATGGGTCATAGAGATTTTACCGCAAGCGATTTGGGTGATGAATGAAAACGGGAGCTTTTTTTATAAAAATTCTTTAGCCAATCAAAGCCATGAGGTGTTCAATAAGGCTAAATTAGAAAATTTTAACACCGAAATTGAACATGAAAATAAAAGCTATTTAGTCCAGCAAAACAGCATTCAAGGCAAGCAAATCATCACCGCAACCGATATTAGCGCTCAAAAACGCCAAGAGAGGCTCGCTTCTATGGGGAAAATTTCAGCGCATTTAGCCCATGAGATCAGAAACCCCGTAGGCTCTATCTCCCTTTTAGCTTCGGTGTTATTAAAGCATGCGAACGAAAAGACTAAGCCCATTGTTGTAGAATTGCAAAAAGCTTTATGGCGCGTAGAAAGGATCATTAAAGCCACCTTGCTTTTTTCTAAAGGCATTCAAGCCAACCGCACCAAGCAAAGTTTGAAAACGCTAGAGAGCGATCTCAAAGAAGCCCTAAATTGCTACACTTACTCTAAAGACATTGATTTTCTTTTTAATTTTAGCGATGAAGAAGGGTTTTTTGACTTTGATTTAATGGGGATTGTGTTGCAAAACTTCTTGTATAACGCTATTGATGCGATTGAAGCCTTAGAAGAGAGCGAACAGGGGCAGGTGAAGATTGAAGCGTTCATTCAAAATGAATTTATCGTCTTCACCATTATTGATAATGGCAAGGAAGTGGAAAACAAAAGCGCTTTATTTGAGCCTTTTGAAACCACC
This DNA window, taken from Helicobacter pylori, encodes the following:
- a CDS encoding flagellar basal body P-ring protein FlgI → MKRVFLWLIFVLAFHKLLAEKIGDIASVVGVRDNQLIGYGLVIGLNGTGDKSGSKFTMQSISNMLESVNVKISADDIKSKNVAAVMITASLPPFARQGDKIDIHISSIGDAKSIQGGTLVMTPLNAVDGNIYALAQGAITSGNSNNLLSANIINGATIEREVSYDLFHKNAMTLSLKNPNFKNAIQVQNTLNKVFGNKVAIALDPKTIQITRPERLSMVEFLALVQEIPINYSAKNKIIVDEKSGTIVSGVDIIVHPIVVTSQDITLKITKEPLNDSKNTQDLDNNMSLDTAHNTLSSNGKNITIAGVVKALQKIGVSAKGMVSILQALKKSGAISAEMEIL
- the flgS gene encoding acid survival sensor histidine kinase, translating into MKKSKRLKRPYLKRSHLKHSNKASSFKELLKKEDNVISLENFKPKESEDLLENFSNKKDMQELLGLLNQFILQSYKVEKEFKDYKALYEWVIEILPQAIWVMNENGSFFYKNSLANQSHEVFNKAKLENFNTEIEHENKSYLVQQNSIQGKQIITATDISAQKRQERLASMGKISAHLAHEIRNPVGSISLLASVLLKHANEKTKPIVVELQKALWRVERIIKATLLFSKGIQANRTKQSLKTLESDLKEALNCYTYSKDIDFLFNFSDEEGFFDFDLMGIVLQNFLYNAIDAIEALEESEQGQVKIEAFIQNEFIVFTIIDNGKEVENKSALFEPFETTKLKGNGLGLALSLQVVKAHEGSIALLENQEKTFEIKILNAS